Proteins encoded within one genomic window of Streptomyces profundus:
- a CDS encoding alginate lyase family protein translates to MFNRPASVAPSTVRRRWRLGLFALVSALLVGLLQVSTGTAAEADRAERGAGATADDVHQFAPASFTHPGVLVSESQLDFVRARVQAGEQPWANAFQQMMASPFADQSRTPKPRAVVECGSYSNPNNGCTDEREDAIAAYTNALAWYVTEDAQYARKAIQLMDAWSGVIQDHTNSNAPLQTGWAGASWARAAELIKHTYGDWPGAGAFGNMLRDVYLPEIIGGSHSNGNWELTMMEAAVGIAVFLDDPGAYDQAMGRFLNRVPAFIYLESDGDLPRTVPGSGLNTPQQIINYWHGQSTFVNGVTQETCRDFTHTGYGLASIANVAETSRIQGDDLYTGHIGERLRHGLGLQATYERTQPPGWLCGGSVQRGLGPVTEVGFNAMGNRLGHAMTNTQAYTESTRPQGSNWLFVAWGTLTHANQPN, encoded by the coding sequence CCTCGGCCTGTTCGCCCTGGTGTCCGCGCTGCTGGTCGGACTGCTCCAGGTCTCCACCGGCACCGCGGCCGAGGCGGACCGCGCCGAGCGCGGCGCCGGCGCCACGGCCGACGACGTGCACCAGTTCGCCCCCGCCAGCTTCACCCACCCCGGGGTGCTGGTCAGCGAGTCCCAACTCGACTTCGTGCGCGCCCGGGTCCAGGCCGGTGAGCAGCCCTGGGCCAACGCCTTCCAGCAGATGATGGCCTCCCCGTTCGCCGACCAGTCGCGCACCCCCAAGCCGCGCGCCGTCGTCGAGTGCGGCTCGTACTCCAACCCCAACAACGGGTGCACCGACGAGCGCGAGGACGCCATCGCGGCGTACACCAACGCGCTGGCCTGGTACGTCACCGAGGACGCCCAGTACGCGCGGAAGGCGATCCAGCTGATGGACGCCTGGTCGGGCGTGATCCAGGACCACACCAACAGCAACGCCCCGCTCCAGACCGGATGGGCCGGCGCCTCCTGGGCCCGCGCCGCCGAGCTCATCAAGCACACCTACGGCGACTGGCCCGGCGCCGGCGCCTTCGGGAACATGCTGCGCGATGTCTACCTGCCGGAGATCATCGGCGGCTCCCACAGCAACGGCAACTGGGAACTGACCATGATGGAGGCGGCCGTCGGCATCGCCGTCTTCCTCGACGACCCGGGCGCCTACGACCAGGCCATGGGCCGCTTCCTCAACCGGGTGCCGGCCTTCATCTACCTGGAGTCGGACGGCGACCTGCCGCGCACCGTGCCGGGCAGCGGCCTGAACACCCCGCAGCAGATCATCAACTACTGGCACGGCCAGAGCACCTTCGTCAACGGGGTGACCCAGGAGACCTGCCGGGACTTCACCCACACCGGCTACGGCCTGGCCTCCATCGCCAACGTCGCGGAGACCAGCCGCATCCAGGGCGACGACCTCTACACCGGCCACATCGGCGAGCGACTGCGCCACGGCCTGGGGCTCCAGGCCACCTACGAGCGGACGCAGCCGCCCGGCTGGCTCTGCGGCGGCAGCGTGCAGCGCGGCCTCGGCCCGGTGACCGAGGTCGGCTTCAACGCGATGGGCAACCGGCTCGGCCACGCCATGACCAACACCCAGGCCTACACCGAGAGCACCCGCCCCCAGGGCAGCAACTGGCTCTTCGTCGCCTGGGGCACCCTGACCCACGCCAACCAGCCCAACTAG